The Capra hircus breed San Clemente chromosome 25, ASM170441v1, whole genome shotgun sequence genome has a window encoding:
- the MAPK8IP3 gene encoding C-Jun-amino-terminal kinase-interacting protein 3 isoform X8, producing MMEIQMDEGGGVVVYQDDYCSGSVMSERVSGLAGSIYREFERLIHCYDEEVVKELMPLVVNVLENLDSVLSENQEHEVELELLREDNEQLLTQYEREKALRKQAEEKFIEFEDALEQEKKELQIQVEHYEFQTRQLELKAKNYADQISRLEERESEMKKEYNALHQRHTEMIQTYVEHIERSKMQQVGGNSQTEGSLPGRRKERPTSLSVFPLADGSVRAQIGGKPAPAGDHWHLSDLGQLQLSSSYQCPQDEMSESGQSSAAATPSTTGTKSNTPTSSVPSAAVTPLSEGLQPLGDYGGSKNSKRAREKRNSRNMEVQVTQEMRNVSIGMGSSDEWSDVQDIIDSTPELDMGREPRLDRTGSSPTQGIVNKAFGINTDSLYHELSTAGSEVIGDVDEGADLLGEFSGMGKEVGNLLLENSQLLETKNALNVVKNDLIAKVDQLSGEQEALKGDLEAARQAKLRLENRIKDLEEELRRVKSEAITAHREPKEEVEDVSSCLCTELDKIPMAQRRRFTRVEMARVLMERNQYKERLMELQEAVRWTEMIRASREHPSVQEKKKSTIWQFFSRLFSSSSSPPPAKRSYPSVNIHYKSPTTAGFSQRRNHGMCQSAAGSRPLEFFPDDDCTSSARREQKREQYRQVREHVRNDDGRLQACGWSLPAKYKQLSPNGGQEDTRMKNVPVPVYCRPLVEKDPTMKLWCAAGVNLSGWKLSEDGPGNGVKPTPGRDPLTCDREVEGEAKSNHSSPEKKKAKELPEADATSSRVWILTSTLTTSKVVVIDANQPGTVVDQFTVCNAHVLCISSIPAASDGDYPPGEIFLDSDVNPEDSGTDGVLAGITLVGCATRCNVPRSNCSSRGDTPVLDKSQGEVSAVANGKVNPAPSTEEATEATEVPDAGPSEAEAAAVRPGPLTEHVFTDPAPTPPPSAQPDSENGPEADVSGVQPEPEPSGDPAGSTSAAPTMWLGAQNGWLYVHSAVASWKKCLHSIKLKDSVLSLVHVKGRVLVALADGTLAIFHRGEDGQWDLSNYHLMDLGHPHHSIRCMAVVHDRVWCGYKNKVHVIQPKTMQIEKSFDAHPRRESQVRQLAWIGDGVWVSIRLDSTLRLYHAHTHQHLQDVDIEPYVSKMLGTGKLGFSFVRITALLIAGNRLWVGTGNGVVISIPLTETVVLHRGQLLGLRANKTSPTSGEGARPGGVIHVYGDDSSDRAASSFIPYCSMAQAQLCFHGHRDAVKFFVSVPGNVLATLNGSVLDSPSEGPGPAAPAADAEAQKLKNVLVLSGGEGYIDFRIGDGEDDEPEEGVGDVSQVKPVLSKAERSHIIVWQVSYTPE from the exons AAATTTATTGAGTTTGAAGATGCCTTGGAACAAGAGAAGAAAGAGCTGCAAATCCAGGTGGAACACTACGAGTTCCAGACCCGCCAGCTGGAACTGAAGGCCAAAAACTATGCAGATCAGA TTTCCCGGCTGGAGGAGCGGGAGTCGGAGATGAAGAAGGAGTACAACGCGCTGCACCAGCGGCACACGGAG ATGATCCAGACCTACGTGGAGCACATCGAGAGGTCCAAGATGCAGCAGGTCGGGGGAAACAGCCAGACGGAGGGCAGCCTGCCAGGGCGGAG GAAGGAGCGCCCCACGTCCCTGAGTGTCTTCCCCCTGGCCGATGGCTCGGTACGTGCACAGATAGGGGGCAAGCCCGCGCCTGCGGGGGACCACTGGCACCTGAGTGACCTCGGCCAGCTGCAGCTCAGCTCCAGCTACCAG TGTCCACAGGACGAGATGTCCGAGTCGGGCCAGTCCTCAGCAGCGGCCACGCCCAGCACCACGGGCACCAAGTCCAACACGCCCACATCCTCCGTGCCCTCGGCCGCAGTCACGCCCCTCAGCGAGGGCCTGCAGCCACTGGGCGACTACGGCGGCTCCAAGAACAGCAAGCGGGCACGGGAGAAGCGCAACAGCCGCAACATGGAGGTGCAGGTCACACAGGAGATGCGCAATGTCAGCATAG GCATGGGCAGCAGTGACGAGTGGTCTGACGTTCAGGACATCATCGACTCCACCCCAGAGCTGGACATGGGCCGGGAGCCTCGCCTGGACCGCACGGGCAGCAG CCCGACCCAGGGAATCGTGAACAAGGCTTTCGGCATCAACACCGACTCCCTGTACCACGAGCTGTCGACGGCGGGCTCCGAGGTCATCGGAGACGTGGACGAAGGGGCCGACCTGCTAG GGGAGTTCTCAG GAATGGGCAAGGAAGTGGGGAATCTGCTGCTGGAGAACTCACAGCTTCTAGAAACCAA aAACGCTCTGAACGTGGTGAAAAACGACCTCATCGCCAAGGTGGACCAGCTGTCGGGGGAGCAGGAGGCGCTGAAGGGGGACTTGGAGGCCGCCAGGCAGGCCAAGCTCAGACTGGAGAACCGCATCAaagacctggaggaggagctgaggaG AGTGAAGTCGGAGGCCATCACTGCCCACCGTGAACCCAAAGAAGAGGTGGAGGATGTAAGCAGCTGTCTCTGTACAGAATTG GACAAAATCCCCATGGCGCAGCGCCGCCGCTTCACGCGAGTGGAGATGGCCCGCGTGCTCATGGAGCGCAACCAGTACAAAGAGCGGCTGATGGAGCTACAGGAGGCCGTGCGGTGGACTGAGATGATCAG AGCATCCCGCGAGCACCCGTCTGTCCAGGAGAAGAAGAAGTCCACCATCTGGCAGTT CTTCAGCCGCCTCTTCAGCTCCTCGTCCAGCCCGCCTCCGGCCAAACGGTCTTACCCCTCTGTGAACATCCATTACAAGTCACCCACCACAGCCGGCTTCAGCCAGCGCCGCAACCACGGCATGTGCCAGAGCGCAGCGGGCAGCCGGCCCCTGGAGTTCTTCCCAGATGA CGACTGCACGTCGTCCGCGCGGCGGGAGCAGAAGCGCGAGCAGTACCGCCAGGTGCGCGAGCACGTGCGCAATGACGACGGGCGGCTACAGGCCTGCGGCTGGAGTCTGCCGGCCAAGTACAAGCAG CTGAGTCCCAACGGCGGCCAGGAGGACACCCGCATGAAGAATGTGCCGGTCCCTGTGTACTGCCGCCCGCTGGTGGAGAAGGACCCGACCATGAAG CTGTGGTGTGCCGCGGGCGTCAACTTGAGCGGCTGGAAGCTGAGTGAGGACGGCCCTGGAAATGGAGTCAAGCCCACTCCGGGCCGCGACCCTCTGACCTGCGACCGGGAAGTGGAAGGAGAGGCCAAGAGCAACCACTCGTCCCCCGAGAAGAAGAAG GCCAAGGAGCTCCCCGAGGCGGATGCCACCTCCAGCCGCGTGTGGATCCTCACCAGCACGCTGACCACCAGCAAAGTGGTGGTCATCGACGCCAACCAGCCGGGCACCGTCGTGGACCAGTTCACCGTGTGCAATGCCCACGTGCTCTGCATCTCCAGCATCCCTG CCGCCAGCGACGGCgactaccctccaggcgagatcttCCTGGACAGCGACGTGAACCCCGAGGACTCAGGCACGGATGGGGTGCTGGCGGGCATCACGCTGGTGGGCTGTGCCACGCGCTGCAACGTACCACGCAGCAACTGCTCCTCCCGGGGGGACACCCCGGTGCTGGACAAGAGCCAGG GGGAGGTGTCGGCTGTCGCCAATGGGAAGGTCAATCCGGCTCCATCCACGGAGGAGGCCACGGAGGCCACAGAGGTGCCAGATGCAGGACCCAGCGAGGCAGAGGCAGCCGCTGTGCGGCCCGGGCCCCTCACGGAGCATGTCTTTACGGAcccggcccccaccccgcccccgagCGCCCAGCCTGACAG TGAGAACGGGCCAGAGGCTGATGTGAGCGGTGTGCAGCCCGAGCCGGAGCCCAGCGGGGACCCCGCCGGCAGCACCAGTGCCGCGCCCACCATGTGGCTGGGAGCCCAGAATGGCTG GCTCTATGTGCACTCAGCTGTGGCCAGCTGGAAGAAGTGTCTGCACTCCATCAAGCTGAAGGACTCGGTGCTGAGCCTGGT GCATGTGAAGGGGCGCGTGCTGGTGGCTCTGGCCGATGGGACCCTGGCCATCTTCCACCGGGGTGAAG ACGGCCAGTGGGACCTGAGCAACTACCACCTGATGGACCTGGGCCACCCGCACCACTCCATCCGCTGCATGGCTGTCGTGCACGACCGCGTCTGGTGTGGCTACAAGAACAAGGTGCACGTCATCCAGCCCAAGACCATGCAGATCGAG AAGTCGTTTGATGCCCACCCACGGCGGGAGAGCCAGGTGCGGCAGCTGGCATGGATCGGCGACGGGGTCTGGGTGTCCATCCGCCTGGACTCCACACTGCGGCTCTACCACGCCCACACCCACCAGCACCTGCAGGACGTGGACATCGAGCCCTACGTCAGCAAGATGCTGG GCACGGGAAAGCTGGGCTTCTCCTTCGTGCGCATCACGGCCCTGCTCATCGCGGGCAACCGCCTCTGGGTGGGCACCGGCAATGGAGTCGTCATCTCCATCCCCCTGACTGAGA CCGTGGTCCTGCACCGAGGCCAGCTCCTGGGGCTGCGAG CCAACAAGACATCCCCCACGTCGGGAGAGGGGGCCCGCCCCGGCGGCGTCATCCACGTGTACGGGGATGACAGCAGCGACCGGGCAGCCAGCAGCTTCATCCCCTACTGCTCCATGGCGCAGGCGCAGCTCTGCTTCCACGGCCACCGGGACGCCGTCAAATTCTTCGTCTCTGTGCCAG GGAATGTGCTGGCCACCCTGAATGGCAGCGTGCTTGACAGCCCCTCCGAGGGCCCCGGGCCCGCCGCTCCTGCCGCAGATGCCGAGGCCCAGAAGCTGAAGAACGTGCTGGTGCTGAGCGGCGGGGAGGGCTACATCGACTTCCGCATCG GCGACGGCGAGGACGACGAGCCGGAGGAGGGCGTGGGGGACGTCAGCCAGGTGAAGCCGGTGCTGTCCAAGGCCGAGCGCAGCCACATCATCGTGTGGCAGGTGTCCTACACCCCCGAGTGA
- the MAPK8IP3 gene encoding C-Jun-amino-terminal kinase-interacting protein 3 isoform X13 produces the protein MMEIQMDEGGGVVVYQDDYCSGSVMSERVSGLAGSIYREFERLIHCYDEEVVKELMPLVVNVLENLDSVLSENQEHEVELELLREDNEQLLTQYEREKALRKQAEEKFIEFEDALEQEKKELQIQVEHYEFQTRQLELKAKNYADQISRLEERESEMKKEYNALHQRHTEMIQTYVEHIERSKMQQVGGNSQTEGSLPGRRKERPTSLSVFPLADGSCPQDEMSESGQSSAAATPSTTGTKSNTPTSSVPSAAVTPLSEGLQPLGDYGGSKNSKRAREKRNSRNMEVQVTQEMRNVSIGMGSSDEWSDVQDIIDSTPELDMGREPRLDRTGSSPTQGIVNKAFGINTDSLYHELSTAGSEVIGDVDEGADLLGEFSVRDDFFGMGKEVGNLLLENSQLLETKNALNVVKNDLIAKVDQLSGEQEALKGDLEAARQAKLRLENRIKDLEEELRRVKSEAITAHREPKEEVEDVSSCLCTELDKIPMAQRRRFTRVEMARVLMERNQYKERLMELQEAVRWTEMIRASREHPSVQEKKKSTIWQFFSRLFSSSSSPPPAKRSYPSVNIHYKSPTTAGFSQRRNHGMCQSAAGSRPLEFFPDDDCTSSARREQKREQYRQVREHVRNDDGRLQACGWSLPAKYKQLSPNGGQEDTRMKNVPVPVYCRPLVEKDPTMKLWCAAGVNLSGWKLSEDGPGNGVKPTPGRDPLTCDREVEGEAKSNHSSPEKKKAKELPEADATSSRVWILTSTLTTSKVVVIDANQPGTVVDQFTVCNAHVLCISSIPAASDGDYPPGEIFLDSDVNPEDSGTDGVLAGITLVGCATRCNVPRSNCSSRGDTPVLDKSQGEVSAVANGKVNPAPSTEEATEATEVPDAGPSEAEAAAVRPGPLTEHVFTDPAPTPPPSAQPDSENGPEADVSGVQPEPEPSGDPAGSTSAAPTMWLGAQNGWLYVHSAVASWKKCLHSIKLKDSVLSLVHVKGRVLVALADGTLAIFHRGEDGQWDLSNYHLMDLGHPHHSIRCMAVVHDRVWCGYKNKVHVIQPKTMQIEKSFDAHPRRESQVRQLAWIGDGVWVSIRLDSTLRLYHAHTHQHLQDVDIEPYVSKMLGTGKLGFSFVRITALLIAGNRLWVGTGNGVVISIPLTETVVLHRGQLLGLRANKTSPTSGEGARPGGVIHVYGDDSSDRAASSFIPYCSMAQAQLCFHGHRDAVKFFVSVPGNVLATLNGSVLDSPSEGPGPAAPAADAEAQKLKNVLVLSGGEGYIDFRIGDGEDDEPEEGVGDVSQVKPVLSKAERSHIIVWQVSYTPE, from the exons AAATTTATTGAGTTTGAAGATGCCTTGGAACAAGAGAAGAAAGAGCTGCAAATCCAGGTGGAACACTACGAGTTCCAGACCCGCCAGCTGGAACTGAAGGCCAAAAACTATGCAGATCAGA TTTCCCGGCTGGAGGAGCGGGAGTCGGAGATGAAGAAGGAGTACAACGCGCTGCACCAGCGGCACACGGAG ATGATCCAGACCTACGTGGAGCACATCGAGAGGTCCAAGATGCAGCAGGTCGGGGGAAACAGCCAGACGGAGGGCAGCCTGCCAGGGCGGAG GAAGGAGCGCCCCACGTCCCTGAGTGTCTTCCCCCTGGCCGATGGCTCG TGTCCACAGGACGAGATGTCCGAGTCGGGCCAGTCCTCAGCAGCGGCCACGCCCAGCACCACGGGCACCAAGTCCAACACGCCCACATCCTCCGTGCCCTCGGCCGCAGTCACGCCCCTCAGCGAGGGCCTGCAGCCACTGGGCGACTACGGCGGCTCCAAGAACAGCAAGCGGGCACGGGAGAAGCGCAACAGCCGCAACATGGAGGTGCAGGTCACACAGGAGATGCGCAATGTCAGCATAG GCATGGGCAGCAGTGACGAGTGGTCTGACGTTCAGGACATCATCGACTCCACCCCAGAGCTGGACATGGGCCGGGAGCCTCGCCTGGACCGCACGGGCAGCAG CCCGACCCAGGGAATCGTGAACAAGGCTTTCGGCATCAACACCGACTCCCTGTACCACGAGCTGTCGACGGCGGGCTCCGAGGTCATCGGAGACGTGGACGAAGGGGCCGACCTGCTAG GGGAGTTCTCAG TGCGTGATGATTTTTTTG GAATGGGCAAGGAAGTGGGGAATCTGCTGCTGGAGAACTCACAGCTTCTAGAAACCAA aAACGCTCTGAACGTGGTGAAAAACGACCTCATCGCCAAGGTGGACCAGCTGTCGGGGGAGCAGGAGGCGCTGAAGGGGGACTTGGAGGCCGCCAGGCAGGCCAAGCTCAGACTGGAGAACCGCATCAaagacctggaggaggagctgaggaG AGTGAAGTCGGAGGCCATCACTGCCCACCGTGAACCCAAAGAAGAGGTGGAGGATGTAAGCAGCTGTCTCTGTACAGAATTG GACAAAATCCCCATGGCGCAGCGCCGCCGCTTCACGCGAGTGGAGATGGCCCGCGTGCTCATGGAGCGCAACCAGTACAAAGAGCGGCTGATGGAGCTACAGGAGGCCGTGCGGTGGACTGAGATGATCAG AGCATCCCGCGAGCACCCGTCTGTCCAGGAGAAGAAGAAGTCCACCATCTGGCAGTT CTTCAGCCGCCTCTTCAGCTCCTCGTCCAGCCCGCCTCCGGCCAAACGGTCTTACCCCTCTGTGAACATCCATTACAAGTCACCCACCACAGCCGGCTTCAGCCAGCGCCGCAACCACGGCATGTGCCAGAGCGCAGCGGGCAGCCGGCCCCTGGAGTTCTTCCCAGATGA CGACTGCACGTCGTCCGCGCGGCGGGAGCAGAAGCGCGAGCAGTACCGCCAGGTGCGCGAGCACGTGCGCAATGACGACGGGCGGCTACAGGCCTGCGGCTGGAGTCTGCCGGCCAAGTACAAGCAG CTGAGTCCCAACGGCGGCCAGGAGGACACCCGCATGAAGAATGTGCCGGTCCCTGTGTACTGCCGCCCGCTGGTGGAGAAGGACCCGACCATGAAG CTGTGGTGTGCCGCGGGCGTCAACTTGAGCGGCTGGAAGCTGAGTGAGGACGGCCCTGGAAATGGAGTCAAGCCCACTCCGGGCCGCGACCCTCTGACCTGCGACCGGGAAGTGGAAGGAGAGGCCAAGAGCAACCACTCGTCCCCCGAGAAGAAGAAG GCCAAGGAGCTCCCCGAGGCGGATGCCACCTCCAGCCGCGTGTGGATCCTCACCAGCACGCTGACCACCAGCAAAGTGGTGGTCATCGACGCCAACCAGCCGGGCACCGTCGTGGACCAGTTCACCGTGTGCAATGCCCACGTGCTCTGCATCTCCAGCATCCCTG CCGCCAGCGACGGCgactaccctccaggcgagatcttCCTGGACAGCGACGTGAACCCCGAGGACTCAGGCACGGATGGGGTGCTGGCGGGCATCACGCTGGTGGGCTGTGCCACGCGCTGCAACGTACCACGCAGCAACTGCTCCTCCCGGGGGGACACCCCGGTGCTGGACAAGAGCCAGG GGGAGGTGTCGGCTGTCGCCAATGGGAAGGTCAATCCGGCTCCATCCACGGAGGAGGCCACGGAGGCCACAGAGGTGCCAGATGCAGGACCCAGCGAGGCAGAGGCAGCCGCTGTGCGGCCCGGGCCCCTCACGGAGCATGTCTTTACGGAcccggcccccaccccgcccccgagCGCCCAGCCTGACAG TGAGAACGGGCCAGAGGCTGATGTGAGCGGTGTGCAGCCCGAGCCGGAGCCCAGCGGGGACCCCGCCGGCAGCACCAGTGCCGCGCCCACCATGTGGCTGGGAGCCCAGAATGGCTG GCTCTATGTGCACTCAGCTGTGGCCAGCTGGAAGAAGTGTCTGCACTCCATCAAGCTGAAGGACTCGGTGCTGAGCCTGGT GCATGTGAAGGGGCGCGTGCTGGTGGCTCTGGCCGATGGGACCCTGGCCATCTTCCACCGGGGTGAAG ACGGCCAGTGGGACCTGAGCAACTACCACCTGATGGACCTGGGCCACCCGCACCACTCCATCCGCTGCATGGCTGTCGTGCACGACCGCGTCTGGTGTGGCTACAAGAACAAGGTGCACGTCATCCAGCCCAAGACCATGCAGATCGAG AAGTCGTTTGATGCCCACCCACGGCGGGAGAGCCAGGTGCGGCAGCTGGCATGGATCGGCGACGGGGTCTGGGTGTCCATCCGCCTGGACTCCACACTGCGGCTCTACCACGCCCACACCCACCAGCACCTGCAGGACGTGGACATCGAGCCCTACGTCAGCAAGATGCTGG GCACGGGAAAGCTGGGCTTCTCCTTCGTGCGCATCACGGCCCTGCTCATCGCGGGCAACCGCCTCTGGGTGGGCACCGGCAATGGAGTCGTCATCTCCATCCCCCTGACTGAGA CCGTGGTCCTGCACCGAGGCCAGCTCCTGGGGCTGCGAG CCAACAAGACATCCCCCACGTCGGGAGAGGGGGCCCGCCCCGGCGGCGTCATCCACGTGTACGGGGATGACAGCAGCGACCGGGCAGCCAGCAGCTTCATCCCCTACTGCTCCATGGCGCAGGCGCAGCTCTGCTTCCACGGCCACCGGGACGCCGTCAAATTCTTCGTCTCTGTGCCAG GGAATGTGCTGGCCACCCTGAATGGCAGCGTGCTTGACAGCCCCTCCGAGGGCCCCGGGCCCGCCGCTCCTGCCGCAGATGCCGAGGCCCAGAAGCTGAAGAACGTGCTGGTGCTGAGCGGCGGGGAGGGCTACATCGACTTCCGCATCG GCGACGGCGAGGACGACGAGCCGGAGGAGGGCGTGGGGGACGTCAGCCAGGTGAAGCCGGTGCTGTCCAAGGCCGAGCGCAGCCACATCATCGTGTGGCAGGTGTCCTACACCCCCGAGTGA